In the genome of Peromyscus eremicus chromosome 1, PerEre_H2_v1, whole genome shotgun sequence, the window GTGtttttccttccactatgtgtaTTCTGCTGATTAAACTTAGGAAATCAGGAATGGTAGCAAGTGGCTTTACCTACTGAGATATCTTATTGacccttgtttatttattttttttttttgagacagagtttctgtatcTAGTCCTGGCTTTTGTggagcttactatgtagtccaggttggcctcagacattAAAATTATGCAGTCTCTCCCTGCTAAGTGCTTAGATGAAAGCCATTGGCCACCAAGCCattcctgtttatttattttaacacaaGGGTTAGTGTGTTCCCACCTGGCCTCTTAGTCCTATGGTATGTAGCTGAAGATTAATTGACCTGCTGGTCCTCCTGTCAACacttccaaagtgctaggatttggggtgtataccaccacacttggcctttGGTGGCTAGTGTTTGAAGCATGTCCCAGTCTGGACTCTAGGCTAACATGATATTCACTAGTTATCACAAGATGGCCACAAAACAAAGGTAActctcctacttcagcctcccttGGGTTTGGATTACAGGTCTCTGCAACTGTGTGGGTAAGATTTCCTGTTTCATGGCATTGATGAGTAATGTCATTAAAGTTAATAGTTAATATAAGAGCTCCCCTTCTATTTAATTTGATTTCAATCAATAATTGAGAAATCTCCTGCTTTATTTCCAAAATATGAAACATTAGTCAAAATGCAGACGTTTTCCCAAAAATTCCAAGAATCACTTAGAGGTCTCCGTTAAGCATCCTTGCAGGCAGAGAGTCATTACTTTCTGTTCTTTTGAATGGTCTCTGGGTTAGTTACTGGAAAATCAGTATATAGACTGGCTCCTCTGGGGCATTCCCTGCCTGCGAGGGAGGGAGTGCAGCTGTCTCTTGTCTGAGCTTCATGTTGCACAGCTGGGCATTGGTCACACCCTGGGGCTCTTCAGATTGTTCAGCCTGCAGTGGGAGAGAGTGAGAGGAATTATATGTCTTGGGGGAACAAGGAGGACTAGGGAGGAACAGGACCTGCGTGAGTGTCCATCACTCTGTCCTTTTCTGCTTGTCCATCTTTTGTGTCCAGGACATCTCCTAACATGACAGAAGGTAGGACAGCTCTGCCCTCCTGAGCCTGGAGGGTTTCACTTGGCATATATATCACCCAAGGGGCCTGCCTCAGTTGGTCTCTGTAGAGCAGAAGTAGTGAGATACAGATAGTGTATCCCTGTTCCCCTTGGGATCTCCTCTGGTCAGGTCTTCACAGCATGGCCACACTGAGCTGTTTAGGCTTCCTTCCTACAGCTCCGGCCTCTAATCTTGACACTCTAACCCTTGCTGTCTTGCCTCCAGCCACACAATCCAACTTCTAAAAACTAATgtttctgggggtggggagatggctggctcagttgttaagatcactggctgcacTTGCAGAGCACCCAGGTTCCCACAACCCACATGGTACTCTACAATCATTTGTGATTCCAGTTCTAGGAATGTGACatgcttttctgacctctgcagcaCTAGGGGGACAGGTGGTATACAGATATTCATgaaggccaaacacccatacacacgaAATGAActataaaatgaaatgattctCCCCAATTTTCTTTGTCCTGCCGAGTCCCCTGCCTGCAGTTGCTGGCCCCTTAGGTGTCTCTGTGGTCTTGTCCATGTGGGTTTCCTCCTCAGAAGACACTTTTCAGAGTCCTCCCTTGTACTTCACACTGGCCCTATGTTCCCACATACTCCACCCACTTCTTCTGCTTGGTTTCCCAAACCCTTGGCACTGCATGCACTCTGCACTTATTACCATGGATTACCATGGTGATGAGGGAGTGTGCTTTGTTCTCTAACTCTGATCCATGCAGGGAGCTGGTAAAGACGGGCTTTCTTGTGAAGCTGTGTCAGTGAATGGGGGTATTGGGAGGATCTGGATTACTTAGTCCTGTAACCTCTGATTTCTTAGGTGCATATTAACAACAAGACTGATGCTGAGCAGCCAAAGAGGTGACATGAGGGAGGAAGCAGATGGTCCCAGGAAACCAAGGGTGAGTGAGGCCAGAGCACATAGGAGGCACATGGTGCTTGCAGAAGGGAATGGTCATCTGTGGGTGTTGCTGAGGgctcagagaggaagaacaaataAGGACTCCTGGACTAATCTGGGCTCTAAGTCCTTAGCACTGCCAATAGAGACAGGGACCTCACCCAACTGTCCAGCTCCACACCATGCTCAGGCTGCATATTCTCCACTGAATCATCTGTCATAGAAGAACAAAAGAATGTCTTCAGAGAAGAGTCTAGGGCTATCTCAGACCCCTGGTTTCCTGCATGCCCCACGTGGGACCAGAGAACAGGGAATGTTATGATATCCCTTAGTTCATAGTGTGAAGTTCAAGCCCAATTAGCAAAGACCCCAGAGCCTCTCCACCACCCCTGAAATGCTGAGTCCTCAGACATCTCCTTCCCAGGGACCCTCTTTATCTCACAAAGGCTTTCTTCCTCGGTGGCAGCAGCTGGGTTGGATCTGGAAAGACAAGAAGATGTCAATTGTCAGTGAGTTGTGTCAGGAAGGTAGGCGATGATGTCTTGTGCCATGAGTTACCTCTTCTGGGGACCTATGTTCCTGTATACTGGCTCTGCAGCTCCTGCAGGAAGTTGCAATTCTGTCTCTTTCTGggctgaaagagaaagaagagtctGATCTAGGAGGGTAGTAAGCTCCACTCCCAGGCATATTTGCCtgcaaggaaggaaaagaacttCGCAACACAGGCATGAGTTAGCAAATGTCCCAGGACATGGTAACGTTCACAGAACACCCAAAATCTCACAGGTTCTGAGAGCCCGTGTTTTCTTATCTGAGATCTGTGTTTCTAAGCTACTGTTCCCCCATTAGAGGATTTCCTAGTGCCAGTGTTCTGATTCCCTTCTTAGATGGCCCACAGGGGAGCCTACCACCATCTGAGACCCCAGAAACCCACACCCTACTCACCATCCTTCCTGCATTTGCCCTGTTTCCTTTGccggaggaggaagatgaggatgaagaggaacaggaggaagGCCACAGATGCTCCAATCAGAGCCTGGAGGTATTTTTCCAGTCCTGAGGTATAGGAGACATCATGAGAGAGGATGCTTGCTGCTTACCTGAGCACCCACAGTGTGCCAGGCCCATGTTGGCTCTTGCACCCACCATCTCCCCTCCTCACAATCGTGCAACAGGAATGGTCTGTTTTCCTATCCAGCCAGTTCACCTGCCTCAGATCACCTGACTGGAAGAGGTAGAGCTGGGAGTTGAACACAGGGACTCTGATGTCCAGCCATGTTCTACACACCAGAGCTGAGGATCACAAGCTGGGAAGGAGGAACTGGAATGCTCTACCATGACCCTGTGCCCCACACTTGCACATGTCACCACCACTGTGGGACAGCCCCACTGCAGAATCAGGTTCTGGAGTCCTCCTCTATCAGGAAAGATATCAATACAGGAAGACAGACCAAAGCAGACAGAAACTTAGACATGTGGGCCAGGGTTCTCACCTTTACAATCAAAGAAACAGCAGCCATCCCAGAAAGGAAGGGCCTGGCCAAGTCAGCATCTCAAGAAACAGCTATTTGAAGCCTATAACCAGCTATTCCCCATCTGGGTCCCACCTTCCAACAGAATATTTAGCATTCTCGAGTGTGACTCCATGCAGGTAAGAGGTTTATTCTCAGAGTCTTTATGGCAGCATGGGGAGGTGAGTGTCTGGGTTCCCTGCTTTCCACCTCACCCTCTCCCCTCAATCTCTAGGCTGAGACTAATCTTTTCTCTCTGGGTGCCATCTTTTGTAGCCTAAACTTAGTCTTGTGTTTCTGGAGTTTCATTTGGGATTTCTGCTTGACTCCCACACTCAAAAGTTGAAATGACAGAGAATGAAGACTTCATTGGGGTAAGAGCTGTGAGGCACCCTGGGGATGGAGCACACTCCCTGCACTGAGGTCCCTGATACTTACCAGCTGTTGTCATGGGCCTTGAGGGTTCTaggaaacagaacaacaaaaagatgatGTTTAGATGCTAACCCAGGAGTCCTAACTCTTCTCACTGTCGCACATCTGTCTTGGAACCTCCCCATGATTCTCATGCTGTCTATCCCTAACCTAGATTGTGATAGAGGATGGAGTGGGCATTACTTGATAGGCCATCACTGGCATCCACTTTTTCCTAGGGAAATTGCCTTCTGACTAACCCTTCCTACTGTCTGCCAAGTCAAGAGCTTTCTTAAAGTTTGAATTTTGAGTCAGCCTGACAGTTCAGGGCCACCTCACCTGAGACTATGAGCTCTACGGGGGCACTGGCATATGACAACAGGTATGGTGATGAGTTTCGAGAACCATAGCACCTGTAGCTTCCTGAAAGGGCAGAGGTCACAGCACTCATGGAGAATTCTGCCTGGAAGTGCTGATCTTGGAACTTTGATTTTAGTCGCTGGGGTTGATGGACTGCCTCCTCCTTGTACAGAATGAAAGTGTTCACTCTTTCTCTTGACCAACACAGAAGAGTCACATTGTCTCCTGGATGTACTGTTGAGTTAGGCTTCACTGAGAggaaagcagggaagaaaagcTGTCCTAAACAGAAGAGGAATTATGAGAGGCTGTCTTCATTATTCTGAGCTGTAACCACACATGGGTATCCCCTAAGTACCAGGGACTCTGTCTCTTTTCTCAGACTGAGCTCCTCTCCTACTGTcctgtctctgcatcagttcctgcatCAGTTCTTTGTCCCTTGTCTCAGCCATCACCTCTTAGGATTCCCATGAAATTCTATGCAGAGGATGTTACCTGATCAAATCTCCTTGGTTGCTCACCTGAGATCAGAATGTCCAAGGTGTCACTGGAGGCTGACCGCTCAGAGGAGAGGTTGTGTGCACCATAGCATCTATATTGGCCTCCAGTAGAGCTGCTCACAGATCCCAGTGTGAAGTTGGCCAAGGAGAGACCAGCCTGGGTCCATTTGTGATGATGCTGGGTGAAGTTAGTTGTGCTCACCTTGTACAGAACAAATCTATCATAGGTGATGTCAGAGCAACACTGCAATGTGAGACTCTTTCCAGAGTCCAGGATATGGCCTTGGTGACTTAAAAGGGAGGGTTTCTTGGACAGCCCTAGAGGAAAGGTGACAGGCAAAGGACTGAGGAGCAACTTTTTACCAAACTCCTATCAGCTATCTTCCTGTTCTGCACAAGCCACTGCTTCTCTCCAACTGTGGGACTCTGGCTTAGAAAACAGATTCTTCCTTTAGTCCCTTTCCAACAGCAACTTCCCAGGGGGACAGTGTCCTGCCAAAGACTTAGGCTCTCAACAAGACTGGTCAAGGATGGGGATGGCTCACCTGAGATGTGTATTTCCAGAGGGTCACTCGGTGCTGACCAGACCTGTGGGGTATTCTTGTAGTAACCATAACATCTGAATGTCCCTATATGTACTGGGGTGACTGGACCCATAGAGAACATGGCTTGGTAGTGCCCATTATGGTGTATATACTGTGAGTCTAGGGAGGTGAAGAACTTCTCATCTTCATTGGAGAGAATGAGCTTGTCATATGCTTTCAATGAAACACACTGAAGAGTCATGTTTCCTCCTGTGGTCACCACATTGccaggcagggctgacaggaTCGGTTTATTTCTGTAGATTCCTATGAGAGATGGAGATAGCTTTTTCCATGGGCTCACTCAACCAAAATGTCCTCCAGGGATAGGCTTTGGAAGGGAATACTTCTGAAAGCAGAGCCTGGTCCTGAGACCCTCACCTGTCACCACAATCTCCAGGGGATCACTGCGCTCTGACCAGCCAGCTGAGCTGTAACAGTAACAGCGATATTGTCCCCCATGTTGCGGTGTCACAGAAGGGATGGAGAACTTGGCCTTGTTCTCAGGCTTCTCTGGCGTCTGTGTGCCCCAGGGATTTTGTCTTCCCTCTTTATGCAGGACACATATTTCTGCATCTAGGCTCCCCTGACACCAAATGGTCACAGCACTTCTGGAGGCAATCAAAGAGCCTGGCTCAGCCTTGATGATGGGTTTGTGGAGGTTACCTGTAAGGAAGTAGGAGAGAAGGAGGTGGTTCTGGTTGAAGGTGGCACAGAGAAGGTCCCCTGTGTAGATGGCAATTAAGTTGATACGAAGAATCAGAAAGCTCCATGAATATTAAACTCTCTCCTGGACTTCCTGGGTTTTTCTATCACTTTCTGCTTGGAATCTGTATTTCTGGGTCCTCTGTCTCCCCTGATCTGCATCAATGGACTGAAGAGCCCTGTCCCCtcccatacaccacacaccaagGCCTCCTTCCACACTTCCATTATTTCAACAGCATTCTGTGGAATGGTTTTGATTCCTTACCTGAGAACAGGAGCTCCAGGGGATCACTAGGTTCCGACCATACCTGTGGTCTGCTCAGGTCATTGCTGTAGCATTGGAATATCCATCTTTGACTGGAAATCACAGGACCCACAGAGAATAGAGCCTGGAATTGTCCAGTTGAGGAATTATACTGTGACTCCAGCATCCAGGAGAGTTTCTGTGGTCCTTCCTTAGTCAGAATTAACCTGTCATATCCCTCCCTTGAGGCACATTGGAGGGTGACGTTTCCTCCTTCAGTTaccacagggctgggctgggctgacaGGCTGGGTTTACTGTATGCTCCTAAAAGAGATGCTAGAATCAGATTAAT includes:
- the LOC131903092 gene encoding LOW QUALITY PROTEIN: leukocyte immunoglobulin-like receptor subfamily B member 3 (The sequence of the model RefSeq protein was modified relative to this genomic sequence to represent the inferred CDS: inserted 2 bases in 2 codons); this translates as MMFTFTALLCLGLTLGPGTTALTGTLPKPVLRAQPDLVVSKQTNVTFLCEGTTGAKEYSIYKDKSQYTWFTQILLKPANKAEFSISKTDQHHAGRYQCRYRTHDAWSEYSESLELVVTGAYSKPSLSAQPSPVVTEGGNVTLQCASREGYDRLILTKEGPQKLSWMLESQYNSSTGQFQALFSVGPVISSQRWIFQCYSNDLSRPQVWSEPSDPLELLFSGNLHKPIIKAEPGSLIASRSAVTIWCQGSLDAEICVLHKEGRQNPWGTQTPEKPENKAKFSIPSVTPQHGGQYRCYCYSSAGWSERSDPLEIVVTGIYRNKPILSALPGNVVTTGGNMTLQCVSLKAYDKLILSNEDEKFFTSLDSQYIHHNGHYQAMFSMGPVTPVHIGTFRCYGYYKNTPQVWSAPSDPLEIHISGLSKKPSLLSHQGHILDSGKSLTLQCCSDITYDRFVLYKVSTTNFTQHHHKWTQAGLSLANFTLGSVSSSTGGQYRCYGAHNLSSERSASSDTLDILISGQLFFPAFLSVKPNSTVHPGDNVTLLCWSRERVNTFILYKEEAVHQPQRLKSKFQDQHFQAEFSMSAVTSALSGSYRCYGSRNSSPYLLSYASAPVELIVSEPSRPMTTAGLEKYLQALIGASVAFLLFLFILIFLLRQRKQGKCRKDAQKETELQLPAGAAEPVYRNIGPQKRSNPAAATEEESLYDSVENMQPEHGVELDSWRPTEAGPLGDIYXQVKPSRLRRAXAVLPSVMLGDVLDTKDGQAEKDRTYNSSHSLPLQAEQSEEPQGVTNAQLCNMKLRQETAALPPSQAGNAPEEPVYILIFQ